Proteins from a genomic interval of Deinococcus aerophilus:
- a CDS encoding single-stranded DNA-binding protein: MARGMNHVYLIGALARDPELRYTPSGTAVFEATVAGEDHIVGNDGRERKLPWYHRVSILGKPAEWQAERNLKGGDAVMVEGTLDYSSWEAPEGGKRSMVKVKALRMEGLGTQPELVQDAGGGVRMSSGMNEVLVIGNVVRDPELRYTPAGDAVLGIGLAVNETWNDRQGNKQEKTHWIDVTLWRELAEAMKDLKKGDPVLVQGRLVNEAWTDRDGNKRNSTKVEATRVEALSRGAGVGTSAGTAAATPAGPRTQTASSAARPTAMAASQSRTANTGNRSGGLDIDQGLDDFPPEEEDLPF, encoded by the coding sequence ATGGCCCGAGGCATGAATCACGTTTACCTGATCGGCGCACTCGCCCGTGATCCGGAGCTGCGCTACACCCCCAGCGGCACCGCCGTGTTCGAGGCCACCGTCGCCGGAGAGGACCACATCGTCGGCAACGATGGACGCGAGCGCAAACTGCCGTGGTACCACCGCGTGTCCATTCTGGGCAAGCCCGCCGAATGGCAGGCCGAACGCAACCTGAAGGGCGGCGACGCCGTGATGGTCGAGGGCACCCTGGACTACAGCTCCTGGGAAGCGCCCGAGGGTGGCAAACGCAGCATGGTGAAGGTCAAGGCGCTGCGCATGGAAGGCCTGGGCACCCAGCCTGAACTCGTGCAGGACGCCGGAGGCGGCGTACGCATGAGCAGCGGCATGAACGAGGTGCTGGTCATCGGGAATGTCGTCCGCGACCCCGAACTGCGCTACACCCCCGCCGGAGACGCGGTGCTCGGAATCGGCCTGGCCGTGAACGAGACCTGGAATGACCGGCAGGGCAACAAGCAGGAAAAGACCCACTGGATCGACGTGACGTTGTGGCGCGAACTGGCCGAGGCCATGAAGGACCTGAAAAAGGGCGATCCCGTCCTAGTACAGGGCCGACTGGTCAACGAAGCCTGGACCGACCGCGACGGCAACAAACGCAACTCCACTAAAGTAGAGGCGACGCGAGTCGAAGCCCTTTCCCGAGGCGCGGGAGTCGGCACTTCAGCCGGAACTGCCGCTGCCACCCCCGCCGGACCTCGCACGCAGACCGCGAGCAGTGCGGCGCGCCCCACGGCCATGGCAGCCAGCCAGAGCCGGACGGCGAACACGGGGAACCGTTCGGGGGGCTTGGATATTGACCAAGGTCTCGACGATTTTCCACCGGAAGAAGAAGACCTGCCGTTCTGA